The following proteins come from a genomic window of Bradyrhizobium paxllaeri:
- a CDS encoding ABC transporter ATP-binding protein, which yields MAGEISDAIIRVRDITVQFGKTRVLDGLNLDVKRGEILGFVGPSGAGKSVLTRTIIGLVPKIAGSIEVFGVDLDAASAAERRGVERRWGILFQQGALFSSLTVRQNIQFPVREYLKVSQRLLDEIMVAKLGMVGLRPEVADRYPSELSGGMIKRVALARALALDPELVFLDEPTSGLDPIGAGDFDELVRTLQRTLGLTVFMVTHDLDSLYTACDRIAVLGNGKIIAAGSIADMQASQHPWLRQYFHGKRARAVMG from the coding sequence ATGGCGGGCGAAATTTCCGACGCCATCATCCGGGTGCGCGACATCACCGTGCAGTTCGGCAAGACGCGGGTGCTCGACGGACTCAACCTTGACGTCAAGCGCGGCGAGATCTTGGGATTTGTCGGCCCGTCGGGCGCCGGAAAATCGGTGCTGACGCGCACCATCATCGGTCTCGTGCCCAAGATCGCCGGAAGCATCGAGGTGTTCGGCGTCGACCTCGATGCGGCGAGCGCCGCCGAGCGCCGCGGCGTCGAGCGCCGCTGGGGCATCCTGTTCCAGCAGGGCGCGCTCTTCTCCTCGCTCACCGTGCGGCAGAACATCCAGTTTCCCGTGCGCGAATATCTCAAGGTCTCTCAACGGTTGCTCGACGAGATCATGGTGGCCAAGCTCGGCATGGTGGGCCTGCGGCCCGAAGTCGCCGACCGATATCCGTCCGAACTGTCCGGCGGCATGATCAAGCGCGTGGCGCTGGCGCGCGCGCTCGCGCTCGATCCCGAACTGGTGTTCCTGGACGAGCCGACCTCCGGGCTCGATCCGATCGGCGCCGGAGATTTTGACGAGCTGGTGCGCACCCTGCAGCGTACTTTGGGCCTGACGGTTTTCATGGTAACCCATGATCTCGACAGCCTATATACGGCCTGCGACCGCATCGCGGTTTTAGGGAACGGTAAGATCATTGCAGCAGGATCGATTGCCGACATGCAGGCCTCGCAGCATCCCTGGCTGAGGCAATATTTTCACGGCAAACGCGCCCGCGCTGTGATGGGCTAA
- a CDS encoding MlaE family ABC transporter permease, whose translation MSGDPTLERIARGNALALCAAGSWTARFAPMLERMVADAEKLSGTRPNIFIDVSQVSKLDTFGAWLIERLRRSLTHGGVEAEIAGLSDNYSSLVDEVRRVKAEPVVDTDRVTITGMLEQIGRAVAGIGGTLIGLIDMLGAVLAATAHVIIRPRGFRLTSTIHHLEQVCWRAVPIVVLITFLIGCIISQQGIFHFRKFGADIFVVDMLGVLVLREIGVLLVAIMVAGRSGSAYTAELGSMKMREEIDALRTMGFDPIEVLILPRMLALVLALPILAFLGAMAALYGGGLVAWLYGGVEPEAFLLRLRDAISIDHFVVGMIKAPVMAAVIGIVACVEGLAVQGSAESLGQHTTSSVVKGIFFVIVMDGVFAIFFASIGM comes from the coding sequence GTGAGCGGCGACCCGACATTAGAGCGGATAGCCAGGGGCAACGCGCTGGCGCTGTGCGCGGCCGGCTCCTGGACGGCCCGCTTTGCGCCGATGCTGGAGCGAATGGTCGCCGATGCCGAGAAGCTCAGCGGCACCCGGCCCAACATCTTTATCGACGTCTCGCAGGTGTCGAAGCTCGACACGTTCGGCGCCTGGCTGATCGAGCGGCTACGCCGCAGCCTGACCCATGGCGGTGTCGAGGCGGAGATCGCCGGGCTGTCGGATAATTATTCGAGCCTGGTCGACGAGGTGCGCCGGGTGAAGGCGGAGCCGGTCGTCGACACCGACCGGGTGACGATCACGGGCATGCTGGAGCAGATCGGCCGCGCCGTGGCCGGCATCGGCGGCACCCTGATCGGGCTGATCGACATGCTGGGCGCGGTGCTCGCTGCGACCGCCCACGTCATCATCCGCCCGCGCGGTTTCCGCCTGACCTCGACCATCCATCATCTGGAGCAGGTGTGCTGGCGCGCGGTGCCGATCGTGGTTCTGATCACGTTCCTGATCGGCTGCATCATCTCGCAGCAGGGCATCTTCCACTTCCGCAAGTTCGGCGCCGACATCTTCGTGGTCGACATGCTCGGCGTGCTGGTGCTGCGCGAGATCGGCGTGCTCTTGGTCGCGATCATGGTGGCGGGCCGCTCGGGCTCGGCCTACACCGCCGAGCTCGGCTCGATGAAGATGCGCGAGGAAATCGACGCGCTGCGCACCATGGGTTTCGATCCGATCGAGGTCCTGATCCTGCCGCGGATGCTGGCGCTGGTTTTGGCGCTGCCAATCCTGGCGTTTCTTGGGGCGATGGCCGCGCTCTACGGCGGCGGGCTGGTGGCCTGGCTCTATGGCGGCGTCGAGCCCGAGGCGTTTCTGTTGCGGCTGCGCGACGCCATCTCGATCGATCATTTCGTCGTCGGCATGATCAAGGCGCCGGTGATGGCCGCCGTCATCGGCATCGTCGCCTGCGTCGAGGGGCTGGCGGTGCAGGGCAGCGCTGAATCGCTCGGCCAGCACACGACATCCTCTGTCGTGAAGGGTATCTTCTTCGTGATCGTGATGGACGGCGTGTTCGCCATCTTCTTTGCATCGATCGGAATGTGA
- the dgcA gene encoding N-acetyl-D-Glu racemase DgcA, whose translation MTSSASRKLAVSIERWPIAGAFTISRGAKTEAVTVVATVNEGDRTGRGECVPYPRYGETAEATLEALQAMHEPLAGGLDRAALQAAMPAGAARNALDCALLDLEAKTAGQRVWTLLGRKAPRPCTTAFTISLGTPEAMASATAKAARRPLLKIKLGGDGDEMRIAAVRKAAPESELIVDANEAWTPDNLEYNLAACANAGVTLVEQPLPAGRDEALARIRRPIAVCADESVHDHASLEGLRARYDAVNIKLDKTGGLTEALAMADAAQALGFEIMIGCMVATSLAMAPAMLLAQQARFVDLDGPLLLARDRDGGLRYDGSLVYPPEAALWG comes from the coding sequence ATGACTTCCAGCGCATCTCGAAAGCTTGCCGTCAGCATCGAACGCTGGCCGATTGCGGGTGCTTTCACCATCAGCCGCGGCGCCAAAACCGAGGCTGTCACCGTCGTCGCCACCGTGAACGAGGGCGACCGGACCGGCCGCGGCGAATGCGTGCCCTATCCGCGATATGGCGAGACGGCGGAAGCGACGCTGGAAGCGCTTCAAGCGATGCATGAACCGCTCGCCGGAGGATTGGACCGCGCGGCCCTGCAGGCGGCGATGCCCGCAGGCGCTGCCCGCAACGCGCTGGATTGCGCGCTATTGGACCTCGAGGCCAAAACCGCGGGACAACGGGTCTGGACCCTGCTCGGCCGGAAGGCGCCGCGCCCCTGCACCACCGCATTCACGATTTCACTCGGCACGCCGGAAGCCATGGCGTCGGCCACCGCGAAGGCCGCGCGCCGGCCGCTGCTGAAGATCAAGCTCGGCGGCGATGGCGATGAGATGCGGATTGCCGCGGTCCGGAAGGCGGCCCCCGAGTCCGAACTGATCGTCGATGCCAACGAAGCCTGGACGCCGGATAATCTCGAATACAACCTCGCCGCCTGCGCCAATGCCGGCGTCACGCTGGTCGAGCAGCCGCTGCCGGCCGGGCGCGACGAGGCGCTGGCGCGCATCAGGCGCCCGATCGCGGTCTGCGCCGACGAAAGCGTGCATGACCACGCCTCGCTCGAAGGGCTGCGCGCGCGCTACGACGCCGTCAACATCAAGCTCGACAAGACCGGCGGGCTGACGGAAGCGCTCGCGATGGCGGATGCCGCGCAGGCGCTCGGCTTCGAGATCATGATCGGCTGCATGGTCGCAACCTCGCTGGCCATGGCGCCGGCCATGCTGCTGGCGCAACAGGCCAGGTTCGTCGATCTTGACGGCCCCCTGCTGCTGGCGCGCGACCGCGACGGCGGCCTGCGCTATGACGGCAGCCTCGTCTACCCGCCGGAAGCCGCCTTGTGGGGCTGA
- a CDS encoding MFS transporter encodes MPSESQIPIASQDTSRRFATRVALFYATLFGMTGTHLPFFTVWLKAVGIDAFWIGLITAVPSVTRFTALPLVTGFAERRQALRGGIIVTSFATAVGFFVLGTQHWPLLVFLIYALTCCLWTPMVPLTDAYALRGVKRYGLNYGPLRLWGSAAFVLGALVCGMLFDLIAAKNLIWIIAGSAALGAVASLALQPLDDAGTIRPVTGGANALLRDGGFLAIIVASALIQGSHAAYYIFASIAWQQAGYDGLTIAVLWVLGVIAEIVLFALSPRFTLQPSMLVVIAALSAAVRWVLTAQDLPLAVLAIVQLAHALSFGLTQVGIMGLMLRHVPGHVMARAQGYLTACGGIVAGLASVASGSIYEMWGQAIYYGMAVMAASGGLVIWLARDRLSHQPHKAASGG; translated from the coding sequence ATGCCAAGCGAATCACAAATCCCCATCGCTTCTCAAGACACATCCCGCCGTTTCGCGACCCGGGTGGCGCTGTTTTACGCCACGCTGTTCGGCATGACCGGCACCCATCTGCCGTTTTTCACGGTATGGTTGAAAGCGGTCGGGATCGATGCGTTTTGGATAGGGTTGATCACGGCCGTTCCCTCGGTGACCAGGTTTACGGCGCTGCCGTTGGTGACGGGCTTTGCGGAACGCCGTCAGGCCCTCCGCGGGGGCATCATCGTCACCTCATTTGCCACTGCGGTCGGCTTTTTCGTGCTGGGCACCCAGCATTGGCCGTTGCTGGTGTTCCTTATCTACGCCCTGACCTGCTGCCTGTGGACGCCCATGGTGCCGCTGACGGACGCCTATGCGCTCCGGGGGGTGAAGCGCTACGGCCTCAACTACGGACCGTTGCGGCTGTGGGGCTCAGCCGCCTTTGTCCTGGGCGCGCTGGTCTGCGGCATGCTGTTCGACCTGATCGCCGCCAAGAATCTGATCTGGATCATCGCCGGCTCGGCCGCGCTGGGGGCGGTCGCCAGCCTTGCACTGCAGCCGCTGGACGACGCCGGGACTATCCGCCCGGTCACCGGGGGCGCCAACGCACTGCTGCGCGACGGCGGCTTTCTCGCAATCATTGTGGCCTCGGCGCTGATCCAGGGCAGCCACGCCGCCTATTACATTTTCGCGTCGATCGCCTGGCAGCAGGCAGGGTATGACGGGCTGACCATTGCCGTTCTGTGGGTGCTCGGCGTGATCGCCGAGATCGTGCTGTTTGCCCTGTCGCCGCGCTTCACGCTGCAGCCGTCGATGCTGGTGGTGATCGCGGCGCTCAGCGCGGCGGTGCGCTGGGTGCTGACGGCGCAGGACCTGCCGCTGGCGGTTCTTGCGATCGTCCAGCTCGCGCATGCGCTCAGCTTCGGGCTGACGCAGGTCGGAATCATGGGGTTGATGCTGCGCCATGTGCCCGGCCATGTGATGGCGAGGGCGCAGGGTTATCTCACCGCCTGCGGCGGCATCGTCGCCGGTCTCGCCTCGGTTGCGTCAGGCTCGATCTACGAGATGTGGGGGCAGGCCATCTATTACGGGATGGCTGTCATGGCCGCCTCTGGCGGGCTGGTGATCTGGCTGGCGCGGGACCGGCTCTCGCATCAGCCCCACAAGGCGGCTTCCGGCGGGTAG
- a CDS encoding diacylglycerol/lipid kinase family protein yields MQTKIIVNPMANKGNCGKRWPQICAELEKHLGPLGSAHVAMTRAPSHATHLAREAVDAGYRRLVSVGGDGTFSEMMNGVIADDRPIASDLVLAQLPGGTSNELSRSFGQLSLAEAGKAIAMGHTRDIDVFRADAKGYAGGQVTRYGFVLAIVGAAATISWRAQRVPLLKRLGPISYVLMTAFTSLTYSPRLYRIQIDDEAEQRLPMWSLMLCSFDGAGEGLMLAPGADPADRKLDLIMVGDMGRWESLTRIVPNLADGSYLEHPKVSRRHAVRITIDSDDMVRADVDGESIGQLPMSVTMLPFHLKVAAVNRS; encoded by the coding sequence GTGCAAACCAAGATCATCGTCAATCCGATGGCGAACAAGGGCAACTGCGGCAAGCGCTGGCCGCAGATTTGCGCTGAACTCGAAAAACATCTTGGCCCGCTTGGCTCCGCGCACGTTGCTATGACCCGCGCGCCCAGCCACGCCACCCACCTGGCGCGGGAAGCGGTCGATGCCGGCTATCGCCGCCTGGTCTCGGTCGGCGGCGACGGCACCTTCAGCGAGATGATGAACGGGGTGATCGCGGATGATCGCCCGATTGCATCAGACCTGGTGCTGGCGCAACTGCCGGGCGGCACCTCGAACGAACTCTCCCGCTCCTTCGGCCAGCTTTCGCTCGCCGAGGCCGGCAAGGCCATCGCCATGGGGCATACGCGCGACATCGACGTGTTCCGCGCCGACGCCAAGGGCTATGCCGGCGGTCAGGTGACGCGCTACGGCTTCGTGCTCGCCATCGTCGGCGCCGCCGCCACGATTTCCTGGCGCGCCCAACGCGTGCCGCTGCTGAAACGATTGGGCCCGATCAGCTATGTGCTGATGACAGCGTTCACGTCGCTGACCTACAGCCCGCGCCTCTATCGTATCCAGATCGACGACGAGGCCGAGCAGCGCCTGCCGATGTGGTCACTGATGCTGTGCAGCTTCGACGGCGCCGGCGAAGGCCTGATGCTCGCGCCGGGCGCCGATCCCGCCGACCGCAAGCTCGACCTGATCATGGTCGGCGACATGGGGCGCTGGGAGAGCCTGACCAGGATCGTCCCCAACCTCGCCGACGGCAGCTATCTGGAACACCCAAAGGTCTCGCGGCGCCACGCGGTGCGGATCACCATCGACAGCGATGATATGGTCCGCGCCGATGTCGACGGCGAAAGCATCGGGCAATTGCCGATGTCGGTGACGATGTTGCC